A genomic region of Lachnoclostridium edouardi contains the following coding sequences:
- a CDS encoding LysR family transcriptional regulator yields the protein MEIRVLRYFLTVVREESITKASEVLHITQPTLSRQLAQMEEDIGVKLFDRGTRKIKLTNEGILLRRRAEEILQLVDKTEKELVEQEEQVEGKISIGCGEIAAVQLLPKIIESFRQKYPRVTFDIFTATADLVKEQMDKGLLDIGLLLEPIDMEKYEFIRLNIREKWVVLMRSDAPLSKKETVTAKDLSVLPLILPRRMNVQSELASWFGNYYEKLNIVFTSNLSTNSAIMVNGGLAYSLVIEGAVPFWDQSKVTFRPLDPPLTATSVLAWKRGQPFSLATTKFIKHIQCFLGIDKP from the coding sequence ATGGAAATTAGAGTTCTTCGATATTTTCTGACTGTAGTAAGGGAAGAAAGTATCACAAAAGCCTCAGAAGTTTTACATATCACGCAGCCGACACTTTCACGTCAGCTTGCACAGATGGAGGAAGATATAGGTGTAAAGCTGTTTGATAGAGGGACACGGAAAATCAAATTGACAAATGAAGGAATACTTCTTCGCCGTCGTGCGGAAGAAATTTTGCAGCTTGTAGATAAGACAGAAAAGGAACTGGTGGAGCAAGAGGAACAGGTGGAAGGTAAAATTTCCATTGGGTGTGGAGAAATTGCGGCTGTACAACTTCTTCCTAAAATAATTGAGTCCTTTCGTCAGAAATATCCCCGTGTTACTTTTGACATTTTTACAGCCACAGCAGATTTGGTAAAGGAACAAATGGATAAGGGACTACTGGATATTGGTTTGCTTCTTGAGCCGATTGATATGGAAAAATATGAATTTATTCGCTTGAATATAAGGGAAAAATGGGTGGTTCTGATGAGATCGGATGCTCCACTCTCCAAGAAAGAAACGGTAACCGCAAAAGATTTGTCTGTACTGCCTTTGATTCTTCCAAGGCGTATGAATGTGCAGAGTGAGTTGGCAAGTTGGTTTGGCAACTACTATGAGAAACTGAATATTGTTTTTACCAGCAATTTAAGTACGAACAGCGCAATTATGGTGAATGGAGGCTTGGCATATTCATTGGTGATTGAAGGGGCTGTACCCTTCTGGGATCAATCAAAGGTTACATTCAGACCGCTTGATCCGCCACTTACAGCAACAAGTGTATTAGCATGGAAACGTGGTCAGCCGTTCAGCTTAGCAACCACAAAATTCATCAAACATATTCAATGCTTTTTAGGCATTGATAAGCCATAA
- a CDS encoding DUF4224 domain-containing protein — protein sequence MKPDYDSLINAGLSKEEIAKISGCEDQEMQIRMLRKYRYKLLDEVHEKQQSLDAIDYMICKIKK from the coding sequence ATGAAACCGGATTATGATTCCCTTATAAACGCCGGATTAAGCAAAGAAGAAATCGCAAAAATTTCAGGATGTGAAGATCAAGAAATGCAGATAAGGATGTTGCGAAAATATCGGTACAAATTGCTTGATGAGGTACATGAAAAGCAGCAGTCACTTGATGCAATCGATTATATGATCTGTAAAATAAAAAAATAA
- a CDS encoding NADPH-dependent oxidoreductase, translating into MKTLLSHRSIRKYQNRPIEKEILDEILKAVQAAPNWVNLQHISVIVVQEQQRRKKFAELCGGQKHIAQAPVFLVFCADFYRTWLACKENGQEFDSVVSQIDNLIVGANEVGIALGTAVVAAESFGLGTVPIGDIRLHAFEAIRELNLPKYVVPMLGLCVGYPAEEPGQKPRLPKEAVCFEEKYNSDLTGLLKQYDEQYAVYLRERPWNSRVGDWTGMAADFYRPPYCHYPEVPEMLVQQGFLSQR; encoded by the coding sequence ATGAAAACTTTATTATCGCATCGGTCTATCCGAAAGTATCAGAACAGACCAATAGAGAAGGAAATACTGGATGAAATCTTAAAGGCAGTGCAGGCAGCCCCGAACTGGGTAAATCTCCAACACATATCCGTTATTGTCGTGCAGGAGCAGCAACGACGGAAAAAATTTGCGGAGTTGTGCGGCGGCCAGAAACATATTGCGCAGGCTCCTGTTTTTCTGGTGTTCTGCGCAGACTTTTATCGCACTTGGCTGGCTTGTAAGGAAAACGGTCAGGAGTTTGATTCCGTTGTAAGTCAGATCGACAACCTGATTGTTGGGGCAAACGAGGTAGGAATCGCTCTGGGAACTGCGGTGGTTGCCGCCGAATCCTTTGGTCTGGGCACCGTACCGATTGGGGACATCCGGCTTCATGCTTTCGAGGCGATACGGGAACTGAATCTGCCCAAATATGTTGTGCCTATGCTTGGCTTATGTGTGGGATATCCAGCGGAAGAACCTGGGCAGAAGCCCCGTCTGCCGAAGGAAGCGGTCTGCTTTGAGGAAAAATATAATTCCGACCTAACTGGACTGCTGAAGCAGTATGACGAGCAGTACGCCGTATATCTGCGGGAACGCCCCTGGAATAGCCGGGTTGGAGACTGGACAGGAATGGCTGCCGACTTTTACCGACCTCCTTACTGTCATTACCCGGAGGTACCGGAAATGCTGGTACAGCAAGGATTTTTGTCACAAAGATAA